The following are from one region of the Thiocapsa rosea genome:
- a CDS encoding cobalamin biosynthesis protein yields MEVAIGVGCDRGAALGTLEAALASALAFVGPVDVRWLATIDRKGDEPAILALAAARRWPLVIYPAAALACIEVPNPSAQVLRHLGIPAVAEAAALLAAGAGIGDLLLEKYKYRGEDGKHVTLSIAAWRR; encoded by the coding sequence ATGGAAGTCGCGATTGGTGTCGGTTGTGATCGCGGGGCAGCGCTCGGCACGCTGGAGGCCGCGTTGGCGTCGGCCTTGGCGTTCGTCGGCCCCGTGGATGTGCGCTGGCTGGCGACCATCGACCGCAAAGGCGACGAGCCGGCGATCCTGGCCTTGGCGGCCGCTCGGCGCTGGCCGCTGGTGATCTATCCGGCAGCGGCGCTCGCGTGCATCGAGGTGCCCAATCCGTCGGCGCAGGTGCTGCGTCATCTCGGTATCCCCGCTGTCGCCGAGGCGGCTGCACTCCTGGCCGCCGGTGCCGGCATCGGCGATCTGCTGCTGGAAAAGTACAAATATCGCGGCGAGGACGGCAAGCATGTCACCTTGTCGATCGCCGCATGGAGACGGTGA
- a CDS encoding TSUP family transporter: MDSPEIALILFGLALLAGFVDAIAGGGGLITIPALLWAGLSPVESLATNKAQAVFGSGSATIHFMRKGMIEPRGAAFTVACTFVGAALGAILVQQIDSAALQRLIPMLLVGFALYFLFSPRVSDLDSHQRLSTPAFAVTVGVGVGFYDGFFGPGTGTFFAMGYVALLGYNMRRATAHTKLLNFTSNLAALIFFMIGGHVVWIVAASMALGQLIGAWLGSHLVLKHGAVLVRPILVVSSVLISIKLFLDQFNGA, translated from the coding sequence GTGGATTCCCCCGAGATCGCCTTGATCCTGTTCGGCCTCGCGCTGCTCGCGGGCTTTGTCGATGCCATCGCCGGCGGCGGCGGACTCATCACCATCCCGGCCCTGCTCTGGGCCGGTCTGAGCCCGGTCGAAAGCCTGGCCACCAACAAGGCGCAGGCGGTCTTCGGCAGCGGCAGCGCGACGATTCACTTCATGCGCAAGGGCATGATCGAACCCCGCGGGGCGGCCTTCACGGTCGCCTGCACCTTCGTCGGCGCCGCACTCGGTGCAATCCTGGTCCAGCAGATCGACAGCGCCGCACTGCAGCGCCTCATCCCGATGCTGCTGGTCGGGTTCGCGCTCTACTTTCTCTTCTCTCCAAGGGTCTCGGATCTGGATTCGCACCAGCGGCTGTCGACGCCGGCTTTCGCCGTGACGGTCGGCGTCGGTGTCGGATTCTACGACGGCTTTTTCGGACCCGGCACCGGGACCTTCTTCGCGATGGGCTATGTCGCGCTGCTCGGCTACAACATGCGCCGCGCCACCGCCCACACCAAGCTGCTCAACTTCACGAGCAATCTGGCGGCGCTGATCTTCTTCATGATCGGCGGACACGTCGTCTGGATCGTTGCTGCTTCGATGGCCCTCGGCCAGCTCATCGGTGCTTGGTTGGGCTCGCATCTGGTGCTCAAGCACGGAGCCGTGCTGGTGCGACCCATCCTGGTCGTGTCCTCGGTCCTGATCTCGATCAAACTCTTCCTGGATCAGTTCAACGGGGCCTGA
- a CDS encoding ABC transporter ATP-binding protein — protein sequence MPALDVKQLTKTYKGGFQALKGIDLTVEEGDFFALLGPNGAGKSTFIGILASLVNKTGGSVEVFGEDQDRTPELVKSFIGLVPQEFNFNLFLPVAEVVVNQAGYYGIPRREAKVRAERYLKQLDLWDRRDTEMRKLSGGLKRRLMIARALVHEPRLLILDEPTAGVDIEIRRSMWTFLRELNAGGTTIILTTHYLEEAESLCRNIAIINHGEIAERTSILALLSRLHTETFVLNLKGRLSELPQLGGFVLQHLDDCTLEVEMSREHTINGLFEALSRNGIEVISLRNKQNRLERLFLEMVDRRAGAGWSSSDPADAPDAAREVIA from the coding sequence ATGCCCGCACTCGACGTCAAGCAGCTCACCAAGACCTACAAGGGAGGGTTTCAGGCCCTGAAGGGGATCGACCTGACCGTCGAGGAGGGGGATTTCTTCGCGCTGCTGGGACCGAACGGGGCGGGCAAGTCGACCTTCATCGGCATCCTCGCCTCGCTGGTGAACAAGACCGGCGGCAGCGTCGAGGTCTTCGGCGAGGATCAGGATCGCACGCCCGAGCTGGTGAAGTCATTCATCGGCCTCGTGCCGCAAGAGTTCAACTTCAATCTCTTCCTGCCGGTGGCGGAGGTGGTGGTCAATCAGGCCGGCTACTACGGTATCCCGCGACGCGAGGCGAAGGTGCGCGCCGAGCGTTATCTCAAGCAGCTCGATCTGTGGGACCGGCGCGACACCGAGATGCGCAAGCTCTCCGGGGGGCTGAAGCGGCGCCTGATGATCGCGCGGGCATTGGTGCACGAGCCGCGCCTGCTGATCCTCGACGAGCCGACCGCGGGCGTGGACATCGAGATTCGTCGCTCGATGTGGACCTTCCTGCGCGAACTCAACGCCGGCGGGACGACCATCATCCTCACGACCCATTATCTCGAAGAGGCCGAAAGTCTCTGCCGGAACATCGCGATCATCAACCACGGCGAGATCGCGGAACGCACCAGCATCCTTGCTTTGCTGAGCCGGCTCCACACCGAGACCTTTGTCTTGAATCTGAAGGGTCGGCTCTCCGAGCTGCCCCAGCTCGGCGGTTTCGTGCTCCAGCACCTCGATGACTGTACGCTGGAGGTGGAGATGAGCCGCGAGCACACCATCAACGGTTTGTTCGAGGCCCTGTCGCGCAACGGCATCGAGGTGATCAGCCTGCGCAACAAGCAGAATCGCTTGGAGCGGCTCTTTCTGGAGATGGTCGATCGCCGCGCCGGAGCCGGGTGGTCGAGTTCCGATCCGGCAGACGCGCCCGATGCGGCGCGCGAGGTGATAGCGTGA
- a CDS encoding ABC transporter permease, which yields MSRTGVGWYRHWISFQTIFVKEILRFTRIWVQTILPSVITTTLYFVIFGRLIGDRIGTMGGLDYLDFIVPGLVLMGVITNAYSNVVSSFYSSKFSRYIEELLVSPAPNWVILAGYVTGGVARGLVVGVAVMLVAMFFTEIRIHSVTVTLLVITMTAVLFALGGFINAIYANSFDDISIVPTFVLTPLTYLGGVFYSIELLPEFWQGVSLANPVLYMVNAFRYGLQGVSDIPVEMAFGIIAMFILILGTFSLYLLRRGVGIKT from the coding sequence GTGAGCAGGACGGGTGTCGGCTGGTATCGTCACTGGATCAGCTTTCAGACGATCTTCGTCAAGGAGATCCTGCGGTTCACCCGGATCTGGGTCCAGACGATTCTGCCGTCGGTCATCACGACCACGCTCTATTTCGTGATCTTCGGTCGTCTGATCGGCGATCGGATCGGCACCATGGGCGGCCTGGACTATCTCGACTTCATCGTGCCCGGCTTGGTGCTGATGGGCGTCATCACCAATGCCTATTCCAACGTCGTGTCGTCCTTCTACAGCAGCAAATTCTCGCGCTACATCGAGGAGCTGCTGGTCTCGCCGGCGCCGAATTGGGTGATCCTTGCGGGCTACGTCACCGGCGGGGTGGCGCGAGGCCTGGTGGTCGGGGTGGCCGTGATGCTGGTCGCCATGTTCTTCACCGAGATCCGTATCCACAGCGTGACCGTGACCCTCCTCGTGATCACCATGACCGCGGTGCTCTTCGCGCTCGGCGGCTTCATCAACGCCATTTATGCCAACAGCTTCGACGACATCTCGATCGTGCCGACCTTCGTGTTGACGCCCTTGACCTATCTGGGCGGCGTCTTTTACTCGATCGAGCTGCTGCCCGAGTTTTGGCAGGGCGTGTCGCTGGCCAATCCGGTCCTCTACATGGTCAACGCCTTCCGCTACGGGCTCCAGGGTGTGAGCGATATCCCCGTCGAGATGGCCTTCGGGATCATCGCGATGTTTATCCTGATTCTCGGCACCTTCAGCCTGTACTTGCTGCGTCGCGGGGTCGGGATCAAGACCTGA
- the mrcB gene encoding penicillin-binding protein 1B: MPAWLPARIPVSSGGADVARRPGRAPVRRRRGIGGFLFRWILLILVGVGLAGTLYSIHLDRVVRGKFEGQRWALPARVFARPLELYADRPLLGDQLQAELDRLNYRRTAAPDVPGSYSRDGERFLIRTRSFRFWDGEEPAYALKVGLAEGRVAELDDASGGPAPALVRLDPMLIASIYPTHNEDRVLLRRKDIPDLLIRTLIAVEDRSFYRHIGVDPRGIVRASFSNLRAGGVVEGASTLTQQLVKNFYLTADRTFERKINEALMALLLERRYSKDEILEAYANEIYLGQDGSRAIHGFGLASSFFFNKPIEELGIPETALLAGMVQAPSSLDPRRRSEAALKRRNLVLDLMARDGVISQADAEAAKGAPLGIAEGGGRPVGSYPDFISLVRRQLQRDYREEDLRSEGLNIFTTLDPLVQFEVEKALPSRLSELEKSRRMKAGSLEAAAVVTSVAQGEVLALAGGREAGYAGFNRALDSVRSIGSLVKPAIYLAALSKPERYSLTTSLQDTPVSMRVGDKIWAPKNYDRRVNGSVTLHRALSSSLNLATVHLGLSLGITEVTDTLYRLGAQRRISKVPAMLLGAVSLSPLEVAQVYQTIAAGGYRAPLRAIREVMDPNGRPLNRYPLAVEAVVDPRAAYLTTWAMQRVVTHGTARWLGEKLPKGMTMAGKTGTTDEMRDSWYAGFSGDKVAVVWVGRDDYQPMGLAGGAGALRVWGDFMLAIPNEPLSDIPPEGVVVAGKGEAPYIAGTAPTARGGGGAKKPAPTRGDTQDLAQSGAPSAPEPESAPEPKEAPKASSRKNLFMSDFYN, from the coding sequence ATGCCGGCTTGGCTCCCAGCTCGAATCCCGGTTTCGAGCGGGGGTGCTGACGTGGCACGACGTCCAGGTCGCGCCCCCGTGCGTCGACGCCGCGGGATCGGCGGATTTCTGTTCCGCTGGATCCTGCTGATTCTGGTCGGCGTCGGTCTCGCCGGCACCCTCTACAGCATCCATCTCGACCGCGTCGTGCGCGGGAAATTCGAGGGGCAACGCTGGGCGCTGCCGGCCCGGGTCTTTGCGCGTCCCTTGGAGCTGTATGCGGATCGGCCGCTGCTCGGCGATCAGCTCCAGGCCGAGCTTGACCGTCTGAACTATCGGCGCACCGCCGCCCCGGATGTGCCCGGCAGCTACAGCCGCGACGGCGAGCGCTTCCTGATCCGAACACGCTCCTTTCGGTTCTGGGATGGCGAAGAGCCCGCGTACGCCCTGAAGGTCGGCCTTGCCGAGGGGCGCGTCGCCGAGCTGGACGATGCCTCCGGCGGTCCGGCCCCGGCACTCGTGCGTCTGGATCCGATGTTGATCGCCAGCATCTATCCGACGCACAACGAGGACCGCGTCCTGCTGCGCCGCAAGGACATCCCGGATCTGTTGATCCGCACGCTGATCGCGGTGGAGGACCGCAGCTTCTATCGGCATATCGGCGTGGATCCGCGCGGAATCGTGCGCGCCTCCTTCAGCAACCTGCGGGCCGGGGGCGTGGTCGAGGGGGCGAGCACCCTGACCCAGCAGTTGGTCAAGAACTTCTATCTCACCGCGGATCGCACCTTCGAGCGCAAGATCAACGAGGCCCTGATGGCGTTGCTGCTCGAGCGGCGCTACAGCAAGGACGAGATCCTCGAGGCCTACGCCAACGAGATCTATCTGGGCCAAGACGGCAGCCGCGCGATCCACGGCTTCGGTCTGGCGAGCAGCTTCTTTTTCAACAAACCGATTGAAGAACTCGGTATCCCGGAAACGGCGCTGTTGGCCGGAATGGTCCAAGCGCCGTCGAGCCTGGATCCGCGGCGTCGTTCCGAGGCGGCGCTCAAGCGGCGCAATCTGGTGCTGGATCTGATGGCGCGCGACGGTGTCATCAGCCAAGCCGATGCCGAGGCGGCCAAGGGCGCTCCCCTCGGGATTGCCGAAGGCGGCGGTCGGCCGGTCGGGAGCTATCCCGACTTCATTTCCCTGGTTCGGCGCCAACTCCAGCGCGATTACCGCGAGGAGGATCTCCGATCCGAGGGTTTGAATATCTTCACGACGCTCGACCCGCTGGTGCAGTTCGAGGTCGAGAAGGCCCTGCCGTCTCGGCTTTCCGAGTTGGAGAAATCGCGCAGGATGAAGGCCGGCTCGCTGGAAGCCGCGGCGGTGGTCACCTCGGTGGCTCAGGGCGAGGTTCTGGCGCTCGCCGGGGGGCGCGAGGCCGGCTATGCCGGGTTCAATCGCGCACTCGATTCGGTGCGCTCCATCGGCTCGCTGGTCAAGCCGGCCATCTATCTGGCCGCCTTGTCGAAACCCGAGCGCTACAGTTTGACCACCAGCCTGCAGGACACGCCGGTCAGCATGCGGGTCGGCGACAAGATCTGGGCACCCAAGAACTATGACCGCCGGGTCAACGGGTCCGTGACCTTGCATCGCGCCCTCAGCAGCTCGCTCAATCTGGCGACGGTCCATCTGGGGTTGAGTCTCGGCATCACCGAGGTGACCGACACGCTCTATCGGCTCGGTGCGCAGCGGCGCATCAGCAAGGTGCCCGCGATGTTGCTCGGAGCGGTCTCCTTGTCGCCCTTGGAGGTCGCGCAGGTCTATCAGACAATCGCCGCCGGGGGCTATCGTGCGCCGTTGCGGGCGATTCGCGAGGTCATGGATCCCAACGGGCGGCCGCTCAACCGCTATCCGCTGGCCGTCGAGGCCGTGGTCGATCCCCGGGCGGCCTATCTGACGACCTGGGCGATGCAGCGCGTGGTCACGCACGGCACTGCACGCTGGCTCGGCGAGAAACTGCCGAAGGGGATGACGATGGCCGGCAAGACCGGCACCACGGACGAGATGCGCGACAGTTGGTATGCCGGATTCAGCGGTGACAAGGTTGCCGTCGTCTGGGTCGGTCGCGATGATTATCAGCCGATGGGGTTGGCCGGAGGGGCCGGTGCACTGCGTGTTTGGGGCGATTTCATGCTGGCGATCCCCAACGAGCCACTGTCGGATATCCCGCCGGAGGGGGTGGTTGTGGCCGGCAAGGGCGAAGCGCCCTATATCGCCGGCACGGCGCCGACAGCACGCGGTGGCGGGGGGGCGAAGAAGCCCGCGCCGACGCGCGGCGATACGCAGGACCTGGCTCAGTCCGGTGCGCCGTCCGCGCCCGAGCCGGAATCTGCGCCCGAACCCAAGGAGGCGCCTAAGGCGTCGTCCAGAAAGAATCTTTTTATGAGTGATTTCTACAACTGA
- a CDS encoding tetratricopeptide repeat protein: MAGLVLTACATGQREDGPAPVLQVTPREPVVAEAEPAAPPAPEQPAAPKKQQTRVFAYRDPAAEPAPAPPPEPAAAAPSVAQTPVQPAPAAKPAATPAPSPTQAPTQAKATPPAPAPAAAKPPTPAPPAPKVAQTPPKPEAKAPPTPPAPDRAQAPPPPPAPAPAAPPPAPPVQVAAIPPAPPLAAPGLPPAADALARQAEQQRQSGDYAGAAASLERSLRIAPREAYLWNRLARVRLEQGQAAQAGNLASRSNDLAGDTPNVKQDNWRVIAESKRRAGDIAGATEAEKRASGN; the protein is encoded by the coding sequence ATGGCCGGGTTGGTCCTGACGGCCTGTGCGACAGGGCAGCGCGAGGACGGTCCGGCGCCGGTGCTTCAGGTCACGCCCCGCGAGCCTGTCGTCGCGGAGGCTGAGCCGGCCGCGCCGCCCGCGCCGGAGCAACCGGCAGCGCCCAAGAAGCAGCAGACGAGGGTCTTTGCCTATCGGGATCCGGCGGCCGAGCCCGCTCCCGCGCCGCCGCCGGAGCCGGCCGCCGCCGCGCCGAGCGTCGCCCAGACGCCGGTTCAGCCCGCGCCTGCCGCCAAGCCGGCAGCCACGCCGGCTCCGTCGCCGACTCAGGCGCCCACTCAGGCGAAGGCCACCCCGCCGGCGCCCGCTCCTGCTGCTGCGAAGCCTCCGACCCCCGCTCCACCTGCGCCGAAGGTTGCGCAGACCCCGCCCAAACCCGAGGCCAAGGCGCCGCCGACCCCGCCTGCGCCAGATCGGGCGCAGGCGCCCCCGCCGCCCCCTGCTCCAGCGCCGGCCGCTCCGCCGCCGGCTCCACCGGTGCAGGTCGCTGCGATCCCGCCGGCACCGCCGTTGGCCGCACCCGGTCTGCCGCCGGCCGCGGACGCCTTGGCTCGCCAGGCCGAGCAGCAGCGCCAGTCGGGTGACTATGCGGGTGCCGCGGCCTCGCTCGAGCGTTCGTTGCGGATCGCACCGCGCGAGGCCTACCTCTGGAACCGTCTCGCCCGAGTCCGTCTCGAGCAGGGTCAGGCCGCGCAAGCCGGTAATCTCGCCTCCCGCTCGAACGATCTCGCGGGCGACACACCGAACGTCAAGCAAGACAACTGGCGGGTCATCGCCGAGTCCAAACGTCGCGCCGGCGATATCGCCGGCGCGACCGAGGCGGAGAAGCGGGCGAGCGGGAACTGA